CCAGGGTGATGCCGGTGTAGATGGAGACCTCGCGTGCGGCGACGGGCATGTTGGAGGTATTGGCGATAAGGATGGTGCGTTCCATCAGGGGCCTGCCGGCCCACGGGTCCACGAGTTGGGGGAACTCCTGGAGGACTTCGGTCATTTCGTTTCCGCGCTCGCCGCAGCCGACGTAGACGATGATTTCGGCGTCGGACCACTTGGCGAGTTGGTGCTGGGTGATGGTTTTGCCGGTGCCGAAGCCGCCGGGGATCGCGCCCGTGCCGCCCTTCCCAATCGGGAAGAACGTGTCGATGATGCGTTGGCCGGTGATGAGGGGCTCGTCGATGCGTCGGCGCTGGCGGACGGGCCGCGGCCGGCGGACGGGCCAGCGCTGGACCAGGGTGAGTTCCTTCGGTCCATCGGCGGTCTCGACGACGGCAATTTTTTCGTGGATGGCATACTGGCCGTGAGGGGCGAGCCAGCGGAGCGTGCCGGCCACGCCGGGCGGCACGAGGATGCGGTGGTGAACGAGGGGCGTTTCCAGGACGTCGCCGATCCGCTGGCCGCCGGTGACCTCGCGTCCGGCCTCGCCGACCGGCTCGAAAGGCCACTTCTTCTCGGGATCAAGGGGCTCGACTTTTTCGCCGCGCGCAATCCAGGGTCCCAGGCGGGCGTGGATCTCGCGAAGCGGGCGCTGGATGCCGTCGTAGATGTTCCCCAGGAGGCCGGGGCCGAGGCTCACCGACAAGGGGGCGCCGGTCCTCCGGACGGGCGCGCCGGGGCGGATCATCGTGGTCTCTTCGTAGACCTGGATGGTGGCCGAGTCGCCGAGGACGCGGACCACCTCGCCGATGAGACCCTCCTGGCCGACTTCGACGACCTCGTACATTTCGGCCCCGCGCATGCCGAGGGCCGTCACGATCGGGCCGCTCACCCGAGTGATGACCGGCGCGCGGGTTTCGGTCTTCAGGGCCATCGCTTACGGCTCCTTGTCTTTCCCGTCGGGCACGAGGCGGGCGCCGATGACCAGACGAAGCGCGGGCCAGAGGCGCTCGAGGCGTGCCGTGAGACGGTTGTCCACAACCTGCCGGCCGTCGGCGTCGCGGACGATGACGCCCGCCTCGATGTCCGCCGGCTCCGGGGCGACGGCGATCTGGAGTCCCTCGCGTCCGGCGGCTTTCCGGACGTCGTCGGCCAGACGGCTGCCGAACGCCTTCAGATCCTCGGCCCCGAGTTCGAGGACGAATTGTTCGCCGGCCATCTGGGCCAGGGCTCCGGCGGCGAGGCGGACGAGGCAGGCGCGGTAATCGTCGCCTCGCTCCAGGAGGCGCTCGCGCGCCTCGTGGCGGACGGCGTCGAGCACCTCCTCGGTCCGCTGGGCGCGCATGCGGGCCTCTTCGACGGGGATGGCGGCGAGGACGAGGTTGCGTCGTCGTTCGGCCTCGCGTCGTGCGGCGTCGAGGCGCGAGACGCGGTCGGCGTCGGCCTCTTTTCGGGCCTTCTGGAGGGCGTCCTCGGCCTCGCGTTCGGTGCGGCGAAGGGTGCGTTCCGCCTGGCGGCGGGCGTCGGCGAGGATCTCCTCGCGAAGGACGTCCTGCGGATTGGGTTCGTCGGGCGTCACGCGCTCGATTCCTCCTGACCGAGACGGATGCCGACCGCCTCCTGCACGAGTTGGCGGAGGGTCTTGCGTCCGGGCATCGGCCCCTGGGGTCCGGGGATCTCGACGATGAGCGGCCGTTCGCGGTTCATCCGGATGTCGTCGACGAGTTCGCGGACGTCGGCGGCGACAGTGTCGGTGAGGATGACGATGCCGAGGTCGGGCCGGCCGGCCGCACGGCGGATGGCCTGATCGGCCTCGCCGACGGTGGCGACGGCTTCGCCCTCGACGCCCGCGAGACGGAACCCGCGGACAGTGTCCTCATCGGCCACGCAAAAGAACTTCACAGCCCGCCTCCGTGTTACATTTTGGTCATTAACATCATGGCGACGGCAATTTCCTTGCCGTCGAGGTCGAACAGGGCCGCCTCCGACATCGTGCCTCCGTTGTCGGTTCCGAGCAGAACCTTGGCCATGCGCCAGGTCTCCTTGTCCGCTAGGCCTCGCCGGGCTTGGCCGCTTCGGCCGACTTGGCGGCCACCGGGTCGCGGAACAACAGCGCGAATAGCACCAGCAGGACGGCCGAGATAGCCGTGCTGGTCAGCCACATTGGCTGCCAGTTGATAATCTTCTTGGCGCCTTCGGTCACGGTGTTGGCCTCGATAAGCCAGCCGTTCGCGAAGTTCCCCACCAAGAGACCGACGCCGAAGATCAGGAACAAGAGGCCCTGGGCCTGGGCCTTCATCTCCTTGGGCGCCTTGCGGTCCACGTAGATCTGCGCCCCCACGTAGAAGAAGCCGAAGATGATGCCGTGCACCAGGATGGCGGTGTAGTACAGCGCGTTCACGATGTACGCGTCCACGATGTAATTGTTGCCCAGAAGGCCGGCAACCACCGGGGCGGGAAAAGTATCCTTGTAGTACAGCGTGTCCACGCTGCCGTTGTTGCCTAGGGCATAGGCGCCGTAGCGGACGAGCAGGGCGAGCAGGCCGACGACCATGGTCCACTTCAGGCCGCCGCGGGCGATGGCCACCGGCACGAGCAGCATCAGGAACATCTCCACGAACTGGCCCCAGTTCATGGTCACGGTCAGGTACTTGAACGCCTTGGCCTCCAGGAAGGCGGCCCCGTAGGTCCAGTGCGCCGAGAACGGAATGGTGGCAATCAGGTACCCCAGGACCAGGACCGCGAAATGCCAGTCCTTCATGAGCGCCAGGGACCGCAGGCCCATCACGTCGACAATCGAGGTCTTCTGGCCCTTGGCCGGCGGCGGCGTATGGGGCAGGAGCAGGGCGAAAACGCCTCCGGCCAGCGCCACGCCCGCCCCGCAGTACAGCGGGATCGCCGTCCCGTCGATCACGGCGCCCCACACTTTCTCGGCCACGATGCTGAACAGGCCCGCGGCGACCCACCCGATCGAACCGAACACCCGGATCTGAGGGAACTTCTCCGCCGGGCTGTGGCTCATCGCAATGGAACTGGTCAGGCCCCACGTGGGCATGTAGCACAGCATCGCCGCCAGAAGCAGCAGGAACAGCGGGAACGGCGCCGTGACCTGCGCCGACAGCAGGAGCAGCACGCAGGTGGCCAGGTTCAGCGCCGCCAGCACCTTCTGCGACGCGAAGTTGCGGTCGGCAAACATGCCGATCAGCGGCGACGCCAGGCAACCCAGCGCCATCGAACTGCCGATCAGGGCCATCTCAAGCCCACCCATGCCCAGTTTCTTGACGTAGGCCGTCAGTTGGACGAACCAGACGGCGATCAGCATGTACTGAAGAAACATCATCGTACTCAATCGGATTCGGGTGCTCATGGACATGGTAGCCATCGTCGGCGTGTCTCCACTAGCGGGGCGGTCCCGCGGTACCGTGCGTGTTCTCCGGCCGCCCGGCAGGTTGGTCGCCTGCCCTCGCCCCTATCGCATCAGCATGCCGCCGCTGACGTCCACGGTCGCGCCGGTCATGAAACTCGCCAGCGACACCGTGAAGGCTACAATGGCGCCCTTGCTGGCGTCGTAAGCCGATTGGCCGGACCGCGAGACGGAACCCGCGGACGGTGTCCTCATCGGCCACGCAGAAGAACTTCACGGCGCGCCTCCGCCTAGAACTTATTGAGCAAGATGACGGCGACGATGAATCCGATGACCGCCAGACCTTCCGCGAGGCCGACGAACGGCAGGCTTCGCAGAAGGAGTTCGGGTTTTTCAGCCGCCGCCCCGAGGGCCGC
This is a stretch of genomic DNA from Planctomycetota bacterium. It encodes these proteins:
- a CDS encoding V-type ATP synthase subunit A yields the protein MALKTETRAPVITRVSGPIVTALGMRGAEMYEVVEVGQEGLIGEVVRVLGDSATIQVYEETTMIRPGAPVRRTGAPLSVSLGPGLLGNIYDGIQRPLREIHARLGPWIARGEKVEPLDPEKKWPFEPVGEAGREVTGGQRIGDVLETPLVHHRILVPPGVAGTLRWLAPHGQYAIHEKIAVVETADGPKELTLVQRWPVRRPRPVRQRRRIDEPLITGQRIIDTFFPIGKGGTGAIPGGFGTGKTITQHQLAKWSDAEIIVYVGCGERGNEMTEVLQEFPQLVDPWAGRPLMERTILIANTSNMPVAAREVSIYTGITLAEYYRDQGRNVAVFADSTSRWAEALRELAARLEEMPAEEGFPASLPTRLAQFYERGGAVVTLDGERGSVSIVGAISPPGGDFSEPVTQHTRRFIRCFWALDTELANARHYPAIHWLRSYSEYVEDVADWWQRQAPDWADLRQEALKVLQREERLQQIVKLVGPDVLPDAQRLILFVAELLKDGFLTQSAFEEKDAYCSPKRQVALLRIILMLYRRGQQVIQAGAPLERLRRLECVPELMRIKNAVGNDEMDKLAEFEARVAAQLDALEREYAK
- a CDS encoding V-type ATP synthase subunit E family protein yields the protein MTPDEPNPQDVLREEILADARRQAERTLRRTEREAEDALQKARKEADADRVSRLDAARREAERRRNLVLAAIPVEEARMRAQRTEEVLDAVRHEARERLLERGDDYRACLVRLAAGALAQMAGEQFVLELGAEDLKAFGSRLADDVRKAAGREGLQIAVAPEPADIEAGVIVRDADGRQVVDNRLTARLERLWPALRLVIGARLVPDGKDKEP
- a CDS encoding V-type ATP synthase subunit F, with amino-acid sequence MKFFCVADEDTVRGFRLAGVEGEAVATVGEADQAIRRAAGRPDLGIVILTDTVAADVRELVDDIRMNRERPLIVEIPGPQGPMPGRKTLRQLVQEAVGIRLGQEESSA
- a CDS encoding MFS transporter, yielding MSTRIRLSTMMFLQYMLIAVWFVQLTAYVKKLGMGGLEMALIGSSMALGCLASPLIGMFADRNFASQKVLAALNLATCVLLLLSAQVTAPFPLFLLLLAAMLCYMPTWGLTSSIAMSHSPAEKFPQIRVFGSIGWVAAGLFSIVAEKVWGAVIDGTAIPLYCGAGVALAGGVFALLLPHTPPPAKGQKTSIVDVMGLRSLALMKDWHFAVLVLGYLIATIPFSAHWTYGAAFLEAKAFKYLTVTMNWGQFVEMFLMLLVPVAIARGGLKWTMVVGLLALLVRYGAYALGNNGSVDTLYYKDTFPAPVVAGLLGNNYIVDAYIVNALYYTAILVHGIIFGFFYVGAQIYVDRKAPKEMKAQAQGLLFLIFGVGLLVGNFANGWLIEANTVTEGAKKIINWQPMWLTSTAISAVLLVLFALLFRDPVAAKSAEAAKPGEA